A region of Kribbella sp. NBC_01245 DNA encodes the following proteins:
- a CDS encoding TetR/AcrR family transcriptional regulator: METPKRRRSTTRARLLTGAQEVFAERGFHGASVEDICERAGFTRGAFYSNFASKDELALALFQSTTDRLLEQIAALLPELADQPDSMLDAVLNVLEEAGPDQRQWHLISTEFTLHALRDPAAAKAWIEQRAAFRNSLTELVETLVEGNDLKMSVRPDQFVRLVIALHEGARAQSLLEPKDVPPGSLERTFLPLVLNATLN, translated from the coding sequence ATGGAAACGCCCAAGCGCCGTCGCTCCACCACCCGGGCCCGCCTTCTGACCGGCGCGCAGGAGGTGTTCGCCGAGCGCGGGTTCCACGGCGCCTCGGTGGAGGACATCTGCGAGCGGGCCGGGTTCACCCGCGGGGCCTTCTACTCGAACTTCGCGTCCAAGGATGAGCTCGCGCTGGCACTGTTCCAGAGCACCACAGATCGCCTGCTCGAGCAGATCGCCGCGCTGTTGCCGGAGCTGGCCGATCAGCCGGATTCGATGCTGGACGCGGTGCTGAACGTGCTCGAGGAGGCTGGTCCGGATCAGCGCCAGTGGCACCTGATCTCGACCGAGTTCACCCTGCATGCGTTACGCGACCCGGCCGCCGCGAAGGCCTGGATCGAGCAGCGCGCCGCCTTCCGCAACAGTCTGACCGAGTTGGTGGAGACGCTTGTCGAAGGCAACGACTTGAAGATGTCGGTCCGGCCGGACCAGTTCGTTCGGCTCGTGATCGCCTTGCACGAAGGGGCTCGCGCGCAGAGTCTGCTCGAGCCCAAGGACGTACCACCAGGCTCTCTCGAGCGTACGTTCCTGCCGCTCGTCCTGAACGCAACCCTTAACTAA
- a CDS encoding MarR family winged helix-turn-helix transcriptional regulator: MTIAPSLCSPLALADAEPTRVTDSPATEPWDTDVITAYGLLREAAAELDHLMRHSLKRSGLQMAMFELLLRLARSSGEKQRLTSLARELTVTTGGITRLVDRAEHAGLVRREACPDDARGSFAVLTEEGKRRLREALPDHLLEIDSLWTSQIGEDADVVLGRLRAVRDNARRWPHGRPHLGITPG; the protein is encoded by the coding sequence ATGACCATCGCGCCTTCGCTTTGCTCGCCCCTAGCGCTCGCCGATGCAGAACCCACTCGCGTCACCGACTCACCGGCCACTGAGCCATGGGACACCGACGTGATCACCGCGTACGGTTTGCTGCGGGAGGCAGCGGCCGAACTCGATCATCTGATGCGCCATAGTTTGAAGCGCAGTGGCCTGCAAATGGCAATGTTCGAACTGTTGCTACGGCTGGCCCGTAGCTCCGGCGAGAAACAGCGCCTTACCTCACTAGCACGGGAGTTGACCGTCACCACGGGCGGCATCACCCGCCTGGTCGACCGCGCCGAACATGCCGGCCTGGTTCGCCGGGAGGCCTGTCCGGACGATGCTCGCGGGTCCTTCGCGGTGCTGACCGAAGAGGGCAAACGCCGTCTTCGCGAGGCCCTGCCGGACCACCTCCTCGAGATCGACTCACTCTGGACCAGCCAGATCGGTGAAGACGCCGATGTGGTGCTGGGCCGTCTTCGCGCCGTTCGTGACAACGCACGACGCTGGCCGCACGGCCGTCCCCACCTCGGGATCACCCCGGGCTGA
- a CDS encoding molybdopterin-dependent oxidoreductase yields MNEPQPASRHQTLAALGGVLSALAGLAVGSVVAGILGSRQTPVVAVGSAFIDRVPAWLKDLAISLFGVHDKTALRVGILIVLLALAAVAGILAVRRWWAGAALTAALAGVGIVAAATRPDSGQIDFVPSLAGGVASLLLLRLFANRLSTSTGTSGAVTRRGFLQLAAGVGIGTVAVGAGGQLVGGRRSAVKDARLALNLPKPPTLEPPAGVQAKGATPWATANADFYRIDTALSVPLIKPSDWRLRIHGMVDKELNLTYEDLLKRDIVHKWVTLTCVSNEVGGDLIGNALWSGVLLKDLLAEAVPSPDADAIQSRSQDGFTAGTPLSTLTDDRESLLAFAMNGEPLPLEHGFPVRIVVPGLYGYVSATKWLVDIEVTRFDLFDAYWTPRGWSEQGPIKLASRIDVPRSKAEAGPVTVAGVAWDQHVGVSKVEVRVDGGPWQQATLAADGSIDTWRQWHWTWDAPRGNHVLQVRAFDAKGNAQIEAEAPPAPDGSTGLHSVDVRVS; encoded by the coding sequence GTGAATGAACCTCAGCCGGCCAGTAGGCACCAGACACTGGCAGCCCTCGGTGGTGTGCTCTCGGCTTTGGCCGGTCTGGCTGTCGGTTCCGTCGTCGCCGGAATTCTTGGCAGTCGGCAAACGCCGGTGGTGGCGGTTGGTTCCGCTTTCATCGACCGGGTGCCCGCCTGGCTGAAGGATCTGGCCATCTCGTTGTTCGGCGTGCACGACAAAACGGCTCTGCGCGTTGGCATTCTGATCGTTCTCCTGGCCCTCGCGGCCGTTGCGGGCATCCTTGCCGTACGACGCTGGTGGGCCGGCGCTGCTTTGACGGCGGCGCTCGCGGGCGTTGGCATCGTGGCCGCGGCGACTCGTCCTGACTCCGGGCAGATCGACTTCGTGCCCTCGTTGGCCGGTGGCGTCGCATCTCTATTGCTTTTGAGATTGTTCGCGAATCGGCTCAGCACCTCTACAGGCACGTCAGGCGCCGTAACCCGGAGGGGATTCCTGCAGCTCGCGGCCGGGGTCGGTATCGGCACGGTCGCCGTAGGAGCCGGTGGCCAGTTGGTCGGCGGCCGCCGGAGCGCGGTCAAGGACGCCCGCCTCGCACTCAACCTGCCGAAACCGCCGACGCTCGAACCGCCCGCCGGGGTCCAGGCCAAGGGCGCGACTCCTTGGGCTACTGCGAACGCTGACTTCTACAGGATCGACACGGCCCTATCGGTGCCACTGATCAAGCCGTCGGACTGGCGACTGCGCATCCACGGCATGGTCGACAAAGAGCTCAACCTGACCTATGAGGACCTGCTCAAGCGCGACATCGTCCACAAGTGGGTGACGCTGACCTGTGTGAGCAACGAGGTCGGCGGCGACCTGATCGGCAACGCGCTCTGGTCCGGCGTACTGCTCAAGGACCTGCTGGCCGAGGCCGTTCCATCCCCTGACGCCGACGCGATCCAGTCGAGGTCGCAGGACGGTTTCACCGCTGGTACGCCGCTCAGCACGCTCACGGATGACCGCGAATCGCTGCTGGCCTTCGCGATGAACGGCGAGCCGCTGCCGCTGGAACACGGATTCCCCGTGCGCATCGTCGTACCGGGTCTCTATGGGTACGTCTCGGCGACGAAGTGGCTGGTTGATATCGAGGTGACGCGGTTCGACCTGTTCGACGCGTACTGGACGCCGCGTGGTTGGTCCGAGCAGGGGCCGATCAAGTTGGCGTCGCGGATCGACGTACCGCGGTCGAAGGCGGAGGCCGGGCCGGTGACGGTGGCCGGGGTCGCGTGGGACCAGCACGTGGGCGTTTCCAAGGTCGAGGTGCGGGTAGATGGTGGCCCTTGGCAACAAGCCACGCTGGCGGCGGACGGGTCAATCGATACCTGGCGGCAGTGGCATTGGACCTGGGATGCGCCGCGCGGCAATCACGTGTTGCAGGTGCGGGCGTTCGATGCCAAGGGCAACGCGCAGATCGAGGCCGAGGCGCCGCCTGCGCCGGATGGCTCGACCGGCCTGCACAGCGTCGACGTACGCGTCAGTTAG